In Raphanus sativus cultivar WK10039 chromosome 5, ASM80110v3, whole genome shotgun sequence, the following proteins share a genomic window:
- the LOC108857701 gene encoding uncharacterized protein LOC108857701: MSINRIARALPFSGLFRQLEKEAETVINVLQPGPLGIIEHKFTAQEIREAKATVCRAVENWRRHSQLDHANGVLNDFISK; this comes from the exons ATGTCTATCAACAGAATCGCCAGAGCTTTACCCTTCTCGGGGCTCTTCAG gCAGCTTGAGAAAGAAGCTGAAACAGTGATCAACGTTCTGCAACCTGGCCCCTTGGGGATCATAGAACACAAGTTCACTGCTCAAGAGATTCGCGAGGCCAAAGCTACAGTGTGCAGAGCTGTCGAGAATTGGCGTAGACACTCTCAGCTTGACCATGCTAATGGCGTTTTGAATGATTTCATTTCTAAGTGA
- the LOC108857712 gene encoding monothiol glutaredoxin-S6: MESIRDLVADKPVVVFSKSSCCMSHSIQTLISGFGAKMTVYELDQLSNGKEIEKALIQMGCKPSVPAVFIGEQLIGGANQVMTLQVKNQLAALLRRAGAIWV, translated from the coding sequence ATGGAAAGCATTAGAGATTTAGTAGCAGACAAACCAGTGGTGGTTTTCAGCAAAAGCTCCTGCTGCATGAGCCACTCAATTCAAACACTCATCTCCGGATTTGGGGCAAAGATGACAGTGTACGAGCTTGATCAGTTGTCCAACGGGAAGGAGATCGAGAAGGCGTTAATACAGATGGGGTGTAAGCCGAGTGTACCAGCGGTGTTCATAGGGGAACAGCTAATAGGCGGGGCTAACCAGGTAATGACTCTCCAAGTCAAGAACCAACTAGCCGCATTGCTAAGAAGAGCCGGAGCCATATGGGTTTAA
- the LOC108856806 gene encoding OVARIAN TUMOR DOMAIN-containing deubiquitinating enzyme 5 — MADTNASVETTTDASQKQHETVDEMLARHRQEIKQLQNKETELKKAAAKGSKAEQKAKKKQVEEDISKLSTKLKEKQLKELASQGFSSSSSSSSGTNISKAETNEKKGDIDTLVRAIAGVSVTAQQEHSKQPSKSVKRREKRAKEEAEREQRIKEEQSNVTSDRMVENQKLEKKLKPMGLTVSEIKPDGHCLYRAVENQLANLSGGGASPYTYQKLREMAAAYMREHRADFIPFFLTETTESESDESAEERFERYCREVESTAAWGGQLELGALTHCLRKHIMVFSGSFPDVEMGKEYKSSGNDDSLKLSYHRHAFGLGEHYNSVVVVNNITE, encoded by the exons ATGGCAGACACCAATGCATCTGTAGAAACCACCACTGATGCTTCTCAGAAGCAACATGAAACGGTGGATGAGATGCTTGCTAGGCACAG GCAAGAGATAAAACAACTACAGAACAAGGAGACGGAGCTGAAAAAGGCTGCTGCTAAAGGAAGCAAAGCCGAGCAGAAAGCTAAGAAGAAGCAAGTCGAAGAAGACATTTCGAAACTCTCCACCAAGCTTAAGGAGAAACAGCTCAAAGAGCTCGCCTCCCAAGGTTTTAGCAGCAGCAGTAGCAGCAGCAGCGGCACCAACATCTCCAAGGCCGAAACGAATGAGAAGAAAGGAGATATCGACACTCTAGTGAGAGCCATCGCTGGAGTCTCGGTCACCGCTCAGCAAGAACACTCGAAGCAGCCGAGCAAGAGCGTGAAGAGGCGTGAGAAACGAGCCAAAGAAGAAGCGGAGAGAGAGCAGAGAATCAAAGAGGAGCAGAGCAACGTGACGAGCGATCGTATGGTGGAGAACCAGAAACTCGAGAAGAAGCTTAAACCGATGGGGCTAACCGTCAGCGAGATAAAACCAGACGGGCATTGCCTTTACCGAGCAGTGGAGAACCAGCTCGCCAACCTCTCAGGCGGCGGTGCATCACCTTACACGTACCAGAAGCTGAGAGAAATGGCTGCTGCTTACATGAGGGAGCACAGAGCAGACTTCATCCCGTTTTTCTTAACGGAGACCACCGAGTCTGAATCTGATGAGTCTGCAGAGGAGCGGTTTGAGAGATACTGCAGGGAAGTGGAGTCGACAGCTGCTTGGGGAGGTCAGCTGGAGCTAGGAGCGTTGACGCATTGTTTGAGGAAACACATAATGGTGTTTTCAGGATCGTTCCCTGATGTTGAAATGGGGAAAGAGTATAAATCATCCGGCAATGACGACAGCCTCAAGTTATCGTATCACAGGCATGCTTTTGGGCTCGGTGAACATTATAACTCTGTTGTTGTCGTCAACAACATCACCGAATGA
- the LOC108860566 gene encoding glutaredoxin-C11 translates to MERIRDLSSKTAAVIFTKSSCCMCHSIKTLFYELGASPAIHELDKDSEGREMERALRALGSSNPAVPAVFVGGRYIGSAKDIISFHVDGSLKQMLKDAKAIWL, encoded by the coding sequence ATGGAGAGAATAAGAGATCTGTCGTCGAAGACCGCAGCAGTAATATTCACTAAGAGCTCTTGTTGTATGTGCCACAGCATCAAGACGTTATTCTACGAACTGGGAGCTAGTCCAGCGATCCACGAGCTCGATAAGGACTCCGAAGGCCGTGAAATGGAGCGGGCCCTGCGTGCGCTTGGCTCATCAAACCCAGCAGTTCCTGCTGTTTTTGTCGGAGGAAGGTACATCGGATCAGCCAAAGACATCATCTCGTTCCACGTCGATGGGTCGCTCAAACAGATGCTTAAAGACGCTAAGGCCATATGGCTATAG
- the LOC108860105 gene encoding glutaredoxin-C14 has translation MDKVMRMSSEKGVVIFTKNSCCLCYAVQVLFRDLRVQPTIHEIDNDPDCREIEKALVRLGCANAVPAVFVSGKLVGSTNDVMSLHLSGSLVPLIKPYQ, from the coding sequence ATGGACAAGGTGATGAGAATGTCATCAGAGAAAGGAGTTGTAATCTTCACCAAAAACTCATGTTGTCTTTGTTACGCCGTACAGGTCCTTTTCCGCGACCTAAGGGTTCAGCCAACAATCCACGAGATTGACAACGATCCTGACTGCCGCGAGATCGAGAAGGCCTTAGTCCGTCTTGGCTGCGCCAACGCGGTTCCTGCTGTTTTTGTTAGTGGTAAGCTGGTGGGTTCGACCAACGATGTTATGTCGCTTCACCTAAGTGGATCTCTCGTTCCCTTGATCAAGCCGTATCAGTAG
- the LOC108858691 gene encoding E3 ubiquitin-protein ligase MIEL1 has protein sequence MGSASASLLQPMDTDSAIPRDRDFGISQFGCEHYKRRCKIRAPCCNLIFPCRHCHNDAANSLPDPKERHDLVRQNVKQVICSVCETEQEVAQVCSNCGVCMGEYFCNICNFFDDETSKEQFHCDDCGICRVGGRDNFYHCQSCGACYSMGLRDNHSCIENATKNSCPVCYEFLFDSVKAAHVMRCGHTMHMTCFGQMINEQQYRCPICYKSMMDMSSSWQLLDADIRAAQMPSEYNYEVEILCNDCNKSSKAMFHILGHKCAHCGSYNTRRISAPQDALAR, from the exons ATGGGTAGTGCAAGTGCTAGTCTCCTCCAACCAATGGATACAGATTCTGCAATTCCTAGAGATAGAGACTTTGGCATCTCCCAATTCGG gtGTGAACACTACAAGAGAAGGTGCAAAATAAGAGCGCCTTGCTGCAATCTAATCTTCCCATGCCGACACTGCCACAACGACGCCGCG AACTCTTTACCTGATCCTAAAGAACGACATGATTTGGTCCGACAAAACGTCaaacag GTTATCTGTTCAGTATGTGAAACAGAACAAGAG GTAGCTCAAGTCTGTTCGAATTGTGGTGTATGTATGGGGGAATACTTTTGCAACATATGCAATTTCTTTGACGACGAG ACCTCAAAAGAACAATTTCATTGTGACGACTGTGGAATTTGTAG AGTTGGTGGGCGTGACAATTTCTATCACTGCCAAAGCTGTG GAGCTTGCTATTCAATGGGACTGCGCGATAATCACTCATGCATTGAGAACGCCACTAAGAATTCTTGTCCTGTCTGTTATGAG TTTTTATTTGATTCCGTAAAAGCTGCACATGTCATGAGATGTGGCCATACTATGCATATGACTTGCTTCGGACAAATGATCAATGAACAaca GTACCGATGCCCAATTTGCTACAAGTCAATGATGGATATGTCTTCCTCGTGGCAATTATTAGATGCCGAT ATAAGGGCAGCACAGATGCCTAGTGAATATAACTATGAG GTTGAAATTCTTTGCAATGACTGCAATAAGAGCAGCAAAGCTATGTTCCACATTCTGGGACACAAGTGCGCGCATTGTGGCTCTTACAACACTCGCAGGATCTCAGCTCCACAAGACGCCCTCGCTAGGTGA
- the LOC108863109 gene encoding protein TRANSPORT INHIBITOR RESPONSE 1 codes for MYKRVALSSFPEEVLEHVFSFIDLDKDRNSVSLVCKSWYEIERWCRRRVFVGNCYAVSPAAVVTRFPRARSVEIKGKPHFADFNLVPEGWGGCVYPWIEAMSESYTWLEEIRLKRMVVSDECLELIAKSFKDFKVLVLSSCDGFSTDGLAAIASTCRNLKELDLRESDVDDVSGHWLSHFPDTYTSLVSLNISCLVSEVSFSALERLVCRSPNLKSLKLNRAVPLEKLATLLQRAPQLEEFGTGVYSAEVRPDVLSALSAAIAGCKNLKWLSGFWDALPAYLPAVYSVCSGLTTLNLSYATVQSYDLVKLLSQCPKLQRLWVLDYIEDAGLEMLALTCKDLRELRVFPSEPFVMEPNVELTEQGLVSVSAGCPKLESVLYFCRQMTNAALVTIARNRPNMTRFRLCIIEPKAPDHLTLEPLDVGFGAIVEHCKDLRRLSLSGLLTDKVFEYIGTYAKKMEMLSVAFAGDSDLGMHHVLSGCDSLRKLEIRDCPFGDKALLANASKLETMRSLWMSSCSVSFGACKLLGQKMPKLNVEVIDERGPPDSRPESCPVERVFIYRTVAGPRFDMPGFVWNMDQQHSTTRFSRQIITTNGL; via the exons ATGTATAAGCGAGTGGCCTTGTCGTCGTTTCCAGAAGAAGTCCTGGAGCACGTCTTCTCCTTCATAGACCTCGACAAGGACCGCAACTCGGTCTCCCTCGTGTGCAAGTCGTGGTACGAGATCGAGCGGTGGTGCAGGAGGAGAGTCTTCGTAGGGAACTGCTACGCGGTGAGCCCCGCGGCGGTTGTAACTCGGTTCCCGAGAGCGAGATCGGTGGAGATCAAGGGGAAACCGCACTTCGCGGACTTCAACCTGGTGCCGGAGGGGTGGGGAGGGTGCGTGTACCCGTGGATAGAGGCGATGTCGGAGTCTTACACGTGGCTGGAGGAGATAAGGCTGAAGAGGATGGTGGTGAGCGACGAGTGCTTGGAGCTCATCGCGAAGTCGTTTAAGGATTTCAAGgttcttgttctctcttcctGCGACGGCTTCTCCACCGATGGCCTCGCTGCTATCGCTTCCACTTGCAG GAATCTGAAAGAGCTTGATTTGCGTGAGAGTGATGTAGACGATGTTAGCGGACACTGGCTTAGCCATTTCCCTGACACATACACCTCTTTGGTCTCACTCAATATCTCTTGTCTAGTCTCTGAGGTCAGTTTCTCGGCTCTGGAACGGCTGGTATGCAGGTCACCCAACCTCAAGTCTCTCAAGCTTAACCGAGCTGTTCCTCTTGAGAAGTTGGCGACTTTGCTTCAAAGAGCGCCTCAGCTGGAGGAATTTGGCACCGGTGTGTACAGTGCTGAAGTGCGTCCTGATGTGCTCTCTGCTTTATCTGCAGCCATCGCTGGTTGCAAGAATTTGAAGTGGTTATCTGGGTTTTGGGATGCTCTTCCTGCCTACCTTCCTGCTGTTTATTCTGTTTGCAGTGGTCTTACGACTTTGAACCTGAGTTATGCAACTGTTCAGAGCTATGATCTTGTCAAGCTTCTTAGTCAATGTCCTAAATTGCAGCGCCTCTGG GTGCTGGACTACATCGAGGATGCTGGTCTTGAAATGCTTGCTCTAACCTGCAAGGACCTTCGAGAGCTGCGAGTGTTTCCGTCTGAGCCTTTTGTGATGGAGCCAAACGTTGAATTGACAGAACAAGGGCTTGTCTCCGTCTCCGCTGGCTGTCCAAAACTGGAGTCGGTTCTCTACTTCTGCCGTCAAATGACCAATGCTGCGCTCGTAACCATTGCTAGGAACCGTCCCAACATGACCCGCTTCCGTTTGTGCATCATTGAGCCGAAAGCCCCTGACCATCTGACTCTAGAGCCACTTGATGTGGGGTTTGGTGCAATAGTAGAGCACTGCAAAGATCTCCGGCGGCTCTCCCTGTCGGGGCTGTTGACCGACAAGGTCTTCGAATACATTGGCACGTATGCAAAGAAGATGGAAATGCTCTCGGTAGCGTTTGCAGGAGACAGTGACTTGGGGATGCATCATGTTTTATCAGGGTGCGATAGCTTGAGGAAGCTAGAGATAAGGGACTGCCCCTTTGGAGACAAGGCGCTTTTGGCAAATGCTTCGAAGCTGGAGACAATGCGATCTCTTTGGATGTCTTCCTGTTCCGTGAGTTTTGGAGCCTGCAAGTTGTTAGGACAGAAGATGCCAAAGCTCAATGTGGAAGTGATCGATGAACGGGGTCCGCCTGACTCGAGGCCCGAGAGCTGCCCTGTTGAAAGAGTGTTCATATACCGAACAGTGGCTGGTCCTCGGTTTGACATGCCTGGTTTCGTCTGGAACATGGACCAACAACACTCAACCACGAGGTTTTCTAGGCAAATCATCACTACTAACGGGTTATAG